The genomic DNA CGTCCACGGGGTCGCCGTTGATCAGAATGTCCAGCCGAACCAGGTCTGCCTCGCGGTAGTCGATGACCTCATAGTCCAGGGAGGCGTAGCCCTTGGTGGAGGACTTGAGCTTGTCGAAGAAGTCGTACATGACCTCGGCGAACGGCATCTCGTAGGTGATGACCACGCGGGTCGAGGTCAGGTAGGCGATATTCTTCTGGATGCCCCGCTTTTCCTCGCACAGGGCCAGCACCGCGCCCACGAACTCGTTGGGCACGTGCACCTCCAGGCGCACGTAGGGCTCGCGAATGGCCTTGATGCGGGTCGGGTCCGGCAGCTTGGACGGGTTGTCGATGGTCAACTCTTCGCCGGTCACGGTCAGGACCTCGTAGATGACCGACGGGGCCGTGGTGATCAGCCTCGCCTCGAACTCCCGCTCCAGCCGCTCCTGGATGATTTCGATATGCAACAACCCCAGAAAGCCGCAGCGGAAGCCGAAGCCCAGCGCCTGGGAGGTCTCGGGCTCGTAGGTGAAGGCCGCGTCGTTGAGCTGGAGCTTTTCGAGCGCCTGCTTGAGGGTCTCGTACTCGCTCGGCTCCACCGGGTAGAGGCCGGAGAAGACCATGGGCTTGACCGGCTTGAATCCGGGGTACGGCTCGGCCACAGGGTTGTCCGCCAGGGTGATGGTGTCGCCCACGGGCGCATCGCCAAGTTCCTTCATGGAGGCGCACAGGAAGCCGACCTCGCCGGGTCCCATTGCCTTGATGTCCTTGGCCTCGGGCATGAACGCGCCCAGGCGGGTGACCTCGAACCGTTTGCCGCTGGAGAAGATTCTGATGCGGTCGCCCTTCTTCAGCGTGCCGTCAATGATCCGGAACAGCACCACCACGCCCTGGTAGGAGTCGTACCAGGAGTCGAAGATGAGCGCTTTGAGGGGCGCGTCCGGATCGCCGGAAGGCGGCGGCAGCAGGTTGATGACCGCGTCCAGGACCTCTTCCACGTTCTTGCCGGTCTTGGCCGAAACCATGATCGGATGGGAGCAATCCAGACCGATGACCTCTTCGATTTCACGGGCGATGCGCTCGGGCTCGGCGCTGGGCAAGTCGATCTTGTTCAGCACCGGGATGACCTCAAGGTCGTGGTCCAGCGCCAGGTACACGTTGGCCAGGGTCTGTGCCTCCACGCCCTGGGTGGCGTCCACCACCAGGAGCGCGCCCTCGCAGGCGGCCAGGGAACGCGAGACCTCATAGGAGAAGTCCACATGGCCGGGCGTGTCGATGAGGTTGAGGATGTACTTGGTCCCGTCGTGGTCGGTGTACGGGATACGCACGGTCTGCGCCTTGATGGTGATGCCGCGCTCACGCTCCAGCTCCATCTTGTCCAGGTACTGGTCCTTTTTCTCGCGGTCGCCGACCATACCGGTGATCTCGAGAATGCGGTCCGCCAGCGTGGACTTGCCATGGTCGATGTGGGCGATGATGCTGAAATTGCGTATTTTGTCGATCTTACTCATGATTTCCATTCAAATGGGAATTTTTCTCCGGGCAAGGGCTAAGACCCCTCCTCGGGCATCGGAATGGTCTTGTAAGGTATTTGTCCCTGCCTGTCCAATATATATGGGTGGCGCTCGCCGGACGGTGGCAACGGAGGGCGATGACCGGAAATGACGGCCCCGAAAAGCCTATCGCTCTCGTTCCAACCTTATTTTTTGCACGAAGAGTATGTCTTTTCAGGCCTGTTCCCAATCGCACACCATTTTTTTGCGATCCCCCTTGTCGCCCCGTAGGGCGAGATGCTACGTTTGTCGCAAACGTAAATACATGCCCGGCGGGAGGTAGGGCCGGGCGCATGCGTAAGGAGTTATTCGACATGTATGCAAGCAAAGAGGTGTTGGCCGACCTGTTGACCGAGGCCGGCGTGGCAGTGGATGGCGACCATCCCTGGGACATCCGGGTTTCGGATGAACGTCTTTTTCACGACATCCTGCTCCGAAAGAACCTGGGCCTGGGCGAAGGGTACATGCGCGGCTGGTGGAACTGCGACCGCGTGGACGAGTTCATCTGCCGCGTCCTCAAAACCGGCGCGGAAAACAGGTTGCGCGATTCATGGCGGCTCGTGGTCAAGGCCCTGCCCGCCCTGGTCTGCAACCTGCAAAGCCTGTCGCGCGCCAAGGTGGTGGCAAAGCGCCACTATGACCTGGGCAACGACCTGTTCCAGGGCTTCCTGGACCCGTTCATGCAGTACAGTTGCGCTTATTACAAGGGCAGGGACGGCAGCCCGGACGCCCAATCCGACGAGGAGGTAGCCCGCGACCTGGAAGCGGCCCAGAGGGTCAAGATGCGTCTCATCTGCGACAAGCTGGACCTTCAGCCCGGCGACCGGGTCCTGGACATCGGCTGCGGCTGGGGCGGCCTGGCCCGATTCATGGCCGAGGAACGCGGCTGCGCCGTGGTGGGCGTGAATATCTCCAAACAGCAGATCGAATTCGCCCGCGACTTCTGCGCCGGACTGCCCGTGGAAATCCGCGAACAGGACTACCGGCTCCTGGACGAGCCCTTCGACAAGATCGTGTCGGTGGGCATGTTCGAGCACGTGGGCCCCAAGAACTACGACACCTTCATGCACACGGCGGCCCGTTGCCTCAAGCCGGACGGCTTGTTCCTGTTGCACACCATCGGCAGCAACACCTCCGGACCTGGCCTGGACCCGTGGATCGCCACCTACATCTTCCCCAACGGGTGCCTGCCATCCATCGCCGAAGTCGCCCGGGCCACGGAAAAACACTTCGTCATGGAGGACCTGCACAACTTCGGCCCCGATTACGACCGCACCCTGATGAGCTGGCTGCGCAACTTCCGCCGTTCCTGGCCCGCCCTGCGCGGCCGCTACGGTGACAGATTCAAACGCATGTGGGAGTACTACCTCCAATCCTGCGCCGGGGCCTTCCGCGCCCGGGACATCCAGCTCTGGCAATTCCTGTTCTCGCCCATCGGGCGCAAGCAGCCGGAGTGCCGGTTCGGATAGTCCCCGCCTCTCAAGGGAAAACAACGTCGGGAGCCCGTCCCGCAATGCGGCCTTGTCCCCCCGGACAGGGCCGCTTCTGCGCGGACTGCGGCGGTCATGCCTGGTTCGTCATCCGCCGCAGCGCCCGCTCCAGGTCCACCCGCTCGAAGGGCTTGACCAGGTATTCGCTCATCCCCGCGTCCAGAGCGCGGTTGCGGTCCTGGCGGGAGGCGTGGGCCGAAAGGCCGATGATCGGGATGTTGGCGACGTGGACAAATTCCGGGGCCGTGCGGATGGCCCGGGTCGCCTCCAGGCCGTCCAGCAGCGGCATCTGGATGTCCATGAGCACGGCGTCGAATCCGGGCTGTTCGAGCAATAATGTCAGGCAGGCCCGACCGTTTCCGGCTTCGGTCACCGTGTGGCCCATGCCCTCCAGCAGACGGCGGGCCATGATCCGATTGACGCGCTCGTCCTCCACCAGGAGCAGGTTCAGGGAACGGCTCGGGCCGGGAGCTGGAGACTGAAAGGCCGGAGCGTCCGCTTCCGTTCCCGTACCGACCACCAGGAAAAAACGGATGGACGTGCCCTTGCCCGGCTCGCTGTCCACTTCGCAATTGCCGCCCATGAGCTCTACCAGCTTGCGGACGATGGGCAGCCCCAGGCCCGTTCCCTGGTAGGTCCGGGTCAGGGAGCCGTCCACCTGGGAGAACGGGGCGAAGATGCGCGAAAGGTCCTTTTCGGCGATGCCTATGCCGGTATCGCGGACGGTGAAGAGCAGCCGCTTGCGGCCGGGCGCGGGATGCCACAGCTCGCACACCTCCACGATGATGCTTCCCTGCTCCGTGAATTTGACCGCGTTGCCCACCAGATTGAAGAGGATCTGGCGCAGCCGGCCCGCGTCGCCGAGATAGCGCCCGCGCGCCGACGGGTCGATGTCGGCGCGCAGTTCCAGCGCCTTCTCGCCCGCCTGCAACTGGAAGAAATCAAGGCTGTTCCCCACCAGCTCGACCAGGTCGAAGGGGCCTTCCCGGATGTCCAGCTTGCCCGCCTGAATCTTGCTGAAATCGAGCAGGTCGTTGAGCACGCGCAGGAGGTTGCGCGAGGAATGCAGGGCAATGTCCACGAACTCCCGCTGTTCGGGAGGCAGGCCCGCCGCCTGCAGCAACTGGAGCATGCCCATGACGCCGTTGAGCGGAGTGCGCACCTCGTGGCTGATATTGGCGATGAACTCGTCCTTGACTCGGTTGGCCGTCTCGGCGGCTTCCTTGGCTTGGACCAGCTTCTCCTCGAACCGCTTGCGGTCGGTGATGTCCGTATGCGTGCCGACCACGCGCCGGGGCCGCCCCGCCCGGGTCCAGGCGATGGTCTTGCCCCGGGCCAGAATCCAGGTCCAGCCCCCACTCTTGTTGCGCAGCCGAAGCTCGGAGCGAAACTCCCTGCCGGACTGGATACGGGCGGAGACCTCGCGCAAAACCGCCTCCCGCTCGTCGGGATGGAGCAGTGAGACCCAGGACTCGTAGGTTGCCGGGAAGGCACCGACTTCGTAGCCGAGCATGGTGAAATATCCGGGGCTGAAATAGATCTTGTCCGCGTCTATGGACCAATCCCACAGCCCGTCGCTGGTGGCCTCCAGGGACATCTGCAACCGTTCATCGCTCTCCCGCAACCGGATCCGCGCCCGGCGCAGCCGCGTCACGTAGGCCGACAGCAAACCGATCAGCGCCAGCAGAACGGCCAGGACCGCCAATCCCAAGGATAACTCCAGGCGGTAGGTTTCCCATAGGGAGGGCGCCCGGTGCAAAAGCTGGCTGTCCTCGGGCAGAGCGTCCGGGTCGATGCCGAACCGGTCGAGAACCCGGGCGTCGAAAACGTATCGATTGGCATCGCCGCCCTCGACCACCGGGATGTCCCGGACGGGCGTGCCGCCCAGGATGTCCAAGGCCATGTGCGCGGCCCGCCGCCCCTGCTCGAAATGGGAAATGATCCGGCCGCCGAGCACGCCCTGCCCCAGACCGTGCTCCCACAGGCTGTAGACCGGAACCGGCGCGCTCGCGAGAATCCGCTTGAGCCCTTCCTCGAAGGACACGGTCTCGCCGGCGGCATCGCGGAAAGCGGAGAGCAGCAAGACGGCACAGGACGGGTCCAGCCCGCGCAACCGCTCCGCCAGCCCCTCCCAGGTCAGCTGGGCCAGGGACAGGACGGCCAGCTTCCGATCCGGAAACCGGGGACGCGCGGCCACGCAGGTCAACAGGTCCACCCCGCCGCTGGGGGTGTCGTCGGCCACGGCGTACACGGTCCGCACCTTGGGCTGGAGCCGGAATACAACCCGCAGGGTGTCTTCCATGGAGACCGCTTCGACGACCCCGGTGAAATAAGCGTCCATGTCCAGGGCATGGGCCAGGCCTTGATCATTGACTCCGAAAAAGACCACCGGGGTGTCCGGGAATAACTCCGAGCGGTTGTCGATGGCGAAGTGCAGGGCGTTGTCGTCCGCGGTCAGAATCACTTCGTAGCGCGGCAGCCGGGCCTGCTTGGAGACCAAGAGGTCATGAAAGGCGCGGACGTCGGAGGGCGCGCCGAACCGCTTGGAGTCCATGAACTCCACATCCAAGGCCACATCCGCCGGGCGGAACACCGAGGACACGCCTTCAATCTGGCGAAAGAATGTCGGGAAACCGGGATGGTAGGAACTGATCAGCAACGCCCGGGGGCCGCCCCAGGCAGGCCCGACCAGGCACAGGACGAGCAACCATACGGCAACGACGGGAAAGAGCACTCCCCCGGCGCCGCGGGACAAGCCCCGCTTTTTTACCTTGTGAGCCATCAGCCCCCCTCCGCTCATTGCCGCCGGTTCTCCTCCCCCTAGTCACGGGTCATTATACCGAGCAATTATTTCTTTTGCGGCGGACGACCCGCCGCCAAGGGAAAAATGCCCCGGCAAGGGGCGGGCGGACGAAAAGGAGCCTTGCGGCGGCTCAAGGGAACCGGGGCCAGACGCTAGGGCAACAGCTTCTCCAGACGTTCGGCGATAAAGGCCTGGATCTCGGCCAGGCGAGCCTCGTCGGCGCTCTTCACGGTCTTGGCCTTTTCCGCAATGTCTTCGTCCCCCAGCCCGCTCATCATGCCGACGGCGAACTCGTCCACTTCTTCGTCGGCCGGGACCAGGCCGCAACCGCCCACCGCGCCCACGACCTCGCCATCAACCACCACGGGCACGCTGACCCGTATCATGCCCGCATCGCAATATTCCACGAACGGCTTTCCCTGCTTGAGCAATTGGGTGAACATCTGCCCGGCCGTGGCGCAAATGGAGGAAAAGCCCTTGTCGTCGTCGCGGATGGCCCGGCACAGGTCGTTGCCCCAGGTGGAGCCGAAGAGCCGGTGGCCCTCCCCGTCCATGATATCGGCATTCAGGCCGAAGCGGTCGTGCAGCTCCCGCTGCAGCTTGACCAATTCCTCTTCCGGTACGAGATCCTTGAGCGTCATGGGAATTATCCTCTAAGGTTGTTCAGGCGAAAATCCATCTCATTTACCGGGAATCTCCGGGCTTCGCAAGTAATGCGCCACGCACGGTTTTTGGTTTTCACTCCGGGGAAAACCCGCTAGAATCTGGGGCGGAGATCGACAATGACCAATACGTTCAAGGACAAATTGCGCGCCATGACCTTCGGGGTCCCGTGGAACATAGCCATGCTCACGCTCGGCTCCTTCCTCATCGCCTTCTCGGTCAAGGCCATCGCCGTACCCCACGGTCTGCTCACCGGCGGCATGTCCGGCATCGCGCTGCTGTGCTACTACGCCTTCGGCGGACTGACCACGGGCCAATGGTACTTCGCCCTGAACCTGCCCGTGTTCGTGCTCGGCTGGGTCTTCGTCAGCAAACGGTTCTTTTTCTATTCCTTATACGGCATGGTCGCCTCGTCCGTGTTTATCGACGCCATCCCCTACTCCCTGCACATCAACGACGTCTGGCTGGCGGTCATCACCGGAGGCGGCATCATGGGCGCGGGCGTGGGCATCGCCCTGAGAACGCTCGGCTCCACGGGCGGGTCCGACATCCTGGCCGTGATCTGCAAGGAAAAGTTCAACATGTCCATGGGCTCCTTCGAGTTCTGGTTCAACATGCTCGGCTTCATCGGCGGTTTCGTCTACCTGGACATGAACATCGTCTTCTACTCCATCGCCATGACCTTCGTCACCGCCTTCGGCATCGAGTACGTGCTCGGCGTGTTCTCCGAGCGCAAGATGGTCATGATCGTCTCGGACCATTTCGCGGCCATCAACGCGGCCATCCTGACCGACCTGGACCGGGGCGTGACCATCCTGGAGGGCACGGGCGGCTACACCGGCGAGCCGCGCAAAGTGATCATGACCATGATCTCGTCCATTCAGCTCAAGGAACTGGAGGAACAGGTCTACACCATCGACCCGAACGCCTTCTTCATCATGGGCTCGGGCTTCCACGTCCAGGGCCAGGGATTCTCATCGAGGAAGGTGTATTAGATGATCTTCTCCTCCGAAAAGACGGAAACCCGCCCGCCCCGGACCATCGGGCTGATCACGGACTTCGGCCTGACCGACCCCTATGTGGGCCAGATCAAGGCGGTCCTGGCGCGCAAGGCACCGGGCTGCCAGGTGGTGGACATCTCCCACGGCGTGGCTCCGTTCAACGTGGCCCAGGCCGGGTTCTTCCTGGCCGCCAGCTACGAGCATTTCCCCAAGGACGCGGTCATCCTGGCCGTGGTCGATCCCGGCGTGGGTACGGACCGGCGCATCGCCTGCCTGGAAATCGGCAACCGGATGCTGGTGGCCCCGGACAACGGGCTGCTCTCCCTGGCCCTGAACCGCACCTGGTCCGAGGTGCGCGCCTTCGACCTGACCCGGGCCATGGACGCGCCCAAAAAGATCTCGCACACCTTCCACGGGCGGGATGTGTTCGCGCCCCTGGCCGCCTGGCTCGCCCTGGGCGGCAGGCCCGAGGGCGTGGGCCCGGAAATGGATCCCGCGGACCTGGTCACCCAGACCTGGTCCCATCCCGAAGTGGAGGCCGGGCGGGCCCTGGGCCATGTGGTCCACATCGACCGCTTCGGCAACTGCGTGCTCAACCTGGAAGCGGGCAGTCTGGGCACCCCGGACGGCCTGCACATGGAATCCCCGTCGGGCGGCCCCCTGGCCTACGCAATCAAATACGCCGACATGCCCGAGGGCGAACCCGGCTTGCTTGAAGGAAGCCAGGGTTTTCTGGAACTGGCCGTGAACCAGCGGTCCGCCGCGAAACGATTCGGCCTGTCCATGGGCGACCCCGTGGAACTGGCCTGGGAGGCATAACGTGCCGCACGATTTCTTCGACACCCTAGGCTTCCTGACCCGTCTCGCTCCGGCGCGGGTCATCCCGGAATCCTCCATGAACCGGTGCATCCGCTGGATGCCCCTGGCCGGACTGGTCCTCGGCCTGATCATCGCCCTGCCGTTGCGCCTGGGCCTGTTCGCCGACTCCCCGTGGGTCCAGGCCTGGCTCGTGGTCGCGGCCTCCATCTACCTGACGCGCGGGCTGCACATGGACGGCCTGGCCGACGTCTGCGACGCGGTGACCACCCACACCGACCCCGCGCGGTTCTGGGAGGTGGTCAAGGACAGCCGCACCGGAGCCTTCGGAGCCATGGGCCTGGTCATGGCCCTCGCCGGGCAGGTCATCCTGTTCCACACCATGCTCGCCCACGGCCAGTACTGGGCCGTGGCCTGGGCCTTCGTCCTGGGGCGGGCGGCCGCAGTCTGGCTCGCCTACCACGTGCGCCATCTGGTCCGCCCCGGCCTGGGCAAACTCTACATCGACGGAGCCACCCTGGGCGTGGCCCTTGCCGCCACCCTGATCACGTTCGCCGCCGGGTGGATCATGATCGGGCTCGCCGCCACATTGGCCTCCACGATCATCGTCACCCTGCTTCTGTTCGGCCTGTTCCGCCTGGCCGAGAAAGTCGGCGGGGCCAACGGCGATTTCCTGGGCTGCGCCGTGATCCTCGGCGAACTGGCCGCCGGTCTGGGGTTCGCCCTGGTCATGTAGCCGTTCGCCGCGCCCCCCGCCCCGGCGGCATCTCCCGCATGGAGGGAAGAGAGGCGTGTCGGGCCGCTCATTGTGCCTTGGCAAGAGCCCCCGGCCTCGGTAGGATGTTCCCGTAAACCGACATCCCGGAGGATTCCATGCCGACCCGATTCATACTCCCGTCCACCCTGCTTCTGGCCCTGTTCCTGGCGCTGCCCGGTTGCGCGCCCAAAATCAAGATATTCGCCTCCCAGGCCACCGAACCCCTCAAGGAATACGTGGTGGACGGCGAGGGACCAGGAAAAATCGCGCTCATCCACCTGCGCGGCTTCCTGACCACCGAACCGGCCCGGGGCATGCTCCGCTCCCAGCCCAGCCCGGTGCAGGAGATGGTCAACGATCTCAAGCTGGCCGAGGCCGACGAGGACGTGGGGGCCGTGGTCGTGGCCATCGACTCCCCCGGCGGGACCACTACCGCCTCGGACGTGCTCTACCATGAACTGACCGCCTTCAAGCAGCGCACCGGCGTGCCCGTGGTCGTGGCCATGTTCGACGTGGCCGCCTCGGGCGGTTATTACGCGGCCTTGCCCGCCGACTGGATCGTGGCCCACCCCACGACCATCACCGGGTCCGTGGGCGTGGTCTTCATGCGGCCCAAGCTGAACGGGCTCATGGACAAGGTCGGCGTGGACGTGGAGGTTTCCAAATCCGGCCGCGACAAGGACATGGGCTCGCCCTTCCGGGCCACCACCCCCGAGGAGGAGGCGCTCTTCCAGGGCATCATCGACGACATGGCCGCCCGGTTCTACGCCCTGGTCCAGGAGCATCGCCACCTGACCCCGGCGCACCTGGAGACGGTCAAGACCGCCCGTGTGTTCACCGCGAACCAGGCCCTATCCATCGGCCTCATCGACCAGATCGGCTACATCCAGGACGCCTTTGCCAAGGCCCGCTCGCTGGCCGGTCTCGACCCCGACTGCACGGTAGTCACCTACCGCCGCGACCTCTATCCGGACGACAATCCGTACAATACGCTCGACTCCGCCGAGCCGTACAAGCCCAGCCTGCTGGGTTTGGATGCGAGCTTCATTCTGCCGCCGCGCGCCGGATTCTGCTACGTCTGGGCGGGGGGCGTCACGCGATAGAGGAGCGTGCGTTTCTGTGGTGCGGGTGCGGCACGGCGCGAGAGCCAGTGAGGCGGCTGAAGCCACCTCCGCTTTTGGAGAGCCGCCGTGCGGGGCTTTGCCCCGCACTCGCTCCATGCCCTCCCGGCGGGGTCCTTTTTTTGCCGGCCCAAAAAAAGGACGAAAAAAAGGGCCCTGGAGGGGACGCGGCCGCCCGGGGGATCGAGCGCAAGAATCCGATCCGCTTGGGGCGGCTCCCTCTGTCTAAAGATATAGTGCGGTTCCCGGAGCGGAGCCTTTCCTTTTAACGCGGTCCGGCTCCCGCTGGAACAGGAGCCGCCGCCCCTTCGCGGTCGGCTTCTAACGCTCGATCCAGGGCTCGTTCGGCGTGGTGAAGAGGGGTGGGGGGACGCGAGGGAAGTTGCCATGACCGGGAGACCGATGAGAGCCGCTGTCGGGTGCGGAGCACCCGAGGCGCTCCAGGAGGGGGGCCGGGGGGTGTTGCGGGTGGAACTGTTGTTGGGCGGGACGCGGTTACTTTTTGTAAGACGAGTACGCAGCACCATTTTTAATGGCGATTTTTCGCTCTCGCGCATTCTCGCACC from Desulfovibrio sp. Huiquan2017 includes the following:
- the lepA gene encoding translation elongation factor 4, producing MSKIDKIRNFSIIAHIDHGKSTLADRILEITGMVGDREKKDQYLDKMELERERGITIKAQTVRIPYTDHDGTKYILNLIDTPGHVDFSYEVSRSLAACEGALLVVDATQGVEAQTLANVYLALDHDLEVIPVLNKIDLPSAEPERIAREIEEVIGLDCSHPIMVSAKTGKNVEEVLDAVINLLPPPSGDPDAPLKALIFDSWYDSYQGVVVLFRIIDGTLKKGDRIRIFSSGKRFEVTRLGAFMPEAKDIKAMGPGEVGFLCASMKELGDAPVGDTITLADNPVAEPYPGFKPVKPMVFSGLYPVEPSEYETLKQALEKLQLNDAAFTYEPETSQALGFGFRCGFLGLLHIEIIQERLEREFEARLITTAPSVIYEVLTVTGEELTIDNPSKLPDPTRIKAIREPYVRLEVHVPNEFVGAVLALCEEKRGIQKNIAYLTSTRVVITYEMPFAEVMYDFFDKLKSSTKGYASLDYEVIDYREADLVRLDILINGDPVDAFSCIVHRENSARIGRSLALKLKRSIPRQMFEVVIQAAIGNKIVAKERNAPFRKDVTAKCYGGDITRKRKLLEKQKEGKKRMRRMGNVEIPQEAFLSVLKADED
- the cfa gene encoding cyclopropane fatty acyl phospholipid synthase, which produces MYASKEVLADLLTEAGVAVDGDHPWDIRVSDERLFHDILLRKNLGLGEGYMRGWWNCDRVDEFICRVLKTGAENRLRDSWRLVVKALPALVCNLQSLSRAKVVAKRHYDLGNDLFQGFLDPFMQYSCAYYKGRDGSPDAQSDEEVARDLEAAQRVKMRLICDKLDLQPGDRVLDIGCGWGGLARFMAEERGCAVVGVNISKQQIEFARDFCAGLPVEIREQDYRLLDEPFDKIVSVGMFEHVGPKNYDTFMHTAARCLKPDGLFLLHTIGSNTSGPGLDPWIATYIFPNGCLPSIAEVARATEKHFVMEDLHNFGPDYDRTLMSWLRNFRRSWPALRGRYGDRFKRMWEYYLQSCAGAFRARDIQLWQFLFSPIGRKQPECRFG
- a CDS encoding PocR ligand-binding domain-containing protein, whose protein sequence is MTLKDLVPEEELVKLQRELHDRFGLNADIMDGEGHRLFGSTWGNDLCRAIRDDDKGFSSICATAGQMFTQLLKQGKPFVEYCDAGMIRVSVPVVVDGEVVGAVGGCGLVPADEEVDEFAVGMMSGLGDEDIAEKAKTVKSADEARLAEIQAFIAERLEKLLP
- a CDS encoding YitT family protein; translated protein: MTNTFKDKLRAMTFGVPWNIAMLTLGSFLIAFSVKAIAVPHGLLTGGMSGIALLCYYAFGGLTTGQWYFALNLPVFVLGWVFVSKRFFFYSLYGMVASSVFIDAIPYSLHINDVWLAVITGGGIMGAGVGIALRTLGSTGGSDILAVICKEKFNMSMGSFEFWFNMLGFIGGFVYLDMNIVFYSIAMTFVTAFGIEYVLGVFSERKMVMIVSDHFAAINAAILTDLDRGVTILEGTGGYTGEPRKVIMTMISSIQLKELEEQVYTIDPNAFFIMGSGFHVQGQGFSSRKVY
- a CDS encoding ATP-binding protein, which codes for MAHKVKKRGLSRGAGGVLFPVVAVWLLVLCLVGPAWGGPRALLISSYHPGFPTFFRQIEGVSSVFRPADVALDVEFMDSKRFGAPSDVRAFHDLLVSKQARLPRYEVILTADDNALHFAIDNRSELFPDTPVVFFGVNDQGLAHALDMDAYFTGVVEAVSMEDTLRVVFRLQPKVRTVYAVADDTPSGGVDLLTCVAARPRFPDRKLAVLSLAQLTWEGLAERLRGLDPSCAVLLLSAFRDAAGETVSFEEGLKRILASAPVPVYSLWEHGLGQGVLGGRIISHFEQGRRAAHMALDILGGTPVRDIPVVEGGDANRYVFDARVLDRFGIDPDALPEDSQLLHRAPSLWETYRLELSLGLAVLAVLLALIGLLSAYVTRLRRARIRLRESDERLQMSLEATSDGLWDWSIDADKIYFSPGYFTMLGYEVGAFPATYESWVSLLHPDEREAVLREVSARIQSGREFRSELRLRNKSGGWTWILARGKTIAWTRAGRPRRVVGTHTDITDRKRFEEKLVQAKEAAETANRVKDEFIANISHEVRTPLNGVMGMLQLLQAAGLPPEQREFVDIALHSSRNLLRVLNDLLDFSKIQAGKLDIREGPFDLVELVGNSLDFFQLQAGEKALELRADIDPSARGRYLGDAGRLRQILFNLVGNAVKFTEQGSIIVEVCELWHPAPGRKRLLFTVRDTGIGIAEKDLSRIFAPFSQVDGSLTRTYQGTGLGLPIVRKLVELMGGNCEVDSEPGKGTSIRFFLVVGTGTEADAPAFQSPAPGPSRSLNLLLVEDERVNRIMARRLLEGMGHTVTEAGNGRACLTLLLEQPGFDAVLMDIQMPLLDGLEATRAIRTAPEFVHVANIPIIGLSAHASRQDRNRALDAGMSEYLVKPFERVDLERALRRMTNQA
- the sppA gene encoding signal peptide peptidase SppA, which gives rise to MPTRFILPSTLLLALFLALPGCAPKIKIFASQATEPLKEYVVDGEGPGKIALIHLRGFLTTEPARGMLRSQPSPVQEMVNDLKLAEADEDVGAVVVAIDSPGGTTTASDVLYHELTAFKQRTGVPVVVAMFDVAASGGYYAALPADWIVAHPTTITGSVGVVFMRPKLNGLMDKVGVDVEVSKSGRDKDMGSPFRATTPEEEALFQGIIDDMAARFYALVQEHRHLTPAHLETVKTARVFTANQALSIGLIDQIGYIQDAFAKARSLAGLDPDCTVVTYRRDLYPDDNPYNTLDSAEPYKPSLLGLDASFILPPRAGFCYVWAGGVTR
- a CDS encoding SAM-dependent chlorinase/fluorinase; amino-acid sequence: MIFSSEKTETRPPRTIGLITDFGLTDPYVGQIKAVLARKAPGCQVVDISHGVAPFNVAQAGFFLAASYEHFPKDAVILAVVDPGVGTDRRIACLEIGNRMLVAPDNGLLSLALNRTWSEVRAFDLTRAMDAPKKISHTFHGRDVFAPLAAWLALGGRPEGVGPEMDPADLVTQTWSHPEVEAGRALGHVVHIDRFGNCVLNLEAGSLGTPDGLHMESPSGGPLAYAIKYADMPEGEPGLLEGSQGFLELAVNQRSAAKRFGLSMGDPVELAWEA
- a CDS encoding adenosylcobinamide-GDP ribazoletransferase yields the protein MPHDFFDTLGFLTRLAPARVIPESSMNRCIRWMPLAGLVLGLIIALPLRLGLFADSPWVQAWLVVAASIYLTRGLHMDGLADVCDAVTTHTDPARFWEVVKDSRTGAFGAMGLVMALAGQVILFHTMLAHGQYWAVAWAFVLGRAAAVWLAYHVRHLVRPGLGKLYIDGATLGVALAATLITFAAGWIMIGLAATLASTIIVTLLLFGLFRLAEKVGGANGDFLGCAVILGELAAGLGFALVM